From the Terriglobia bacterium genome, the window CGGCGTGCGCCCGGTGATGCGCAGCCCCGCCCCGGTCAGGATTTTTTCGTACTCGCGGTTGAACTCGTAGCGGTGCCGGTGCCGCTCGCTGATCTCCGTCTGGCCGTAGGCCCGGTGCGCAAACGACCCGGGCGTCAGCTGGCACGGCCACGCCCCCAGCCGCATCGTCCCGCCCATTTCGTCCACTCCGAGCAGTTCGCGCAGCTTGTAGATCACCCGGTGCGGCGTCTGCGGATCGAATTCGGTGCTGTCCGCCTCGGGCAGCCCGGCAACGTCCCGCGCGTACTCGATCGTCGCGCACTGCATCCCCAGGCAGATGCCGAAGAAGGGCACCTTGTTCTCCCGCGCATACTGAATGCTGTAGACCATCCCCTGGATCCCGCGCTTGCCGAAGCCCCCGGGCACCAGGATCCCGTCCACGTGACGCAGCCGCGCCGCCGCCGTCGCCGGCGAGTCAATCTCTTCCGCTTCGATCCATTCCAGAACCGTCCTGTGGTTGTGCGCCAGCCCCCCGTGCAGCAGCGCTTCGCGCAGGCTCTTGTAGGCGTCCTCCAGCTGCACGTACTTGCCGACGATGCCGATGCGCACTTCGCCCGCCGGATGATGCATCCCGTACACCAGGTCCACCCACGGTTTCATGTCCGAGGGCCGCTCCTCCAGGCGCAGCAGGCGAAGGATCTGCGCGTCCAGCCCTTCCTTGCTCAGTTCCGCAGGAACCGCGTAGATGGTGTCCACATCCTCCATCGAAATCACGCAGGCTTCCGCCACGTTGCAGAACAGCGCGATTTTCTTCTTCAGCTCCGCGGGAATGTGGTGGTCGCTGCGGCACAGCAAAATATCCGGCTGGATCCCGATGCCCAGCATCTCCTTCACGCTGTGCTGCGTCGGCTTGGTCTTCAGTTCGCCTGCGGCCGCAATGTACGGCACCAGGGTCACGTGCACAAACAGCGTGTTGTCCGCGCCCTGCTCCAGCCGCAACTGCCGGATGGCTTCCAGAAAGGGCAGCGATTCGATGTCCCCGACCGTCCCGCCAATCTCCACGATCACCACGTCCACGCCTTCCGACACCTTCTTGATGACCGCCTTGATCTCGTCGGTGACGTGCGGAATCACCTGCACGGTCTTGCCCAGGTAATCCCCGCGCCGCTCCTTGGTCAGAATCGTTTCGTAAATCCGCCCGGTGGTCCAGTTGTTATCACGCGTCAGCTTGGCGTGCGTGAACCGTTCATAGTGCCCCAGGTCCAGGTCCGTCTCCGCGCCGTCCTCGGTGACGAACACCTCGCCGTGCTGGTACGGACTCATCGTGCCCGGATCTACGTTCAGGTACGGATCACATTTCTGCAGGGTGACTTTGAAACCGCGGCTTTCGAGGAGACAACCGATGGAGGAGGCGGCAACTCCTTTTCCGAGGGAGGAAACAACACCGCCAGTTACAAAAATATATTTTGGCTTCATCCGTGCGGCCACGCTCCGGTTACATCCCAAAACGCGGCGTGCCTAACCTCCGTGGGAGTGGCAGTACGCCGTATTATGGCCACAACTCCTCTGCCTGTCAAATGCGCTCTTTCCGTCCTCCATGCCCTGTGCCGCGGTGAATTCCTGCAACCTTTCGCTTGCCGCGGTGTTCCTAGTAACAGTGAGTGGTCTGCCAGTGTGCCGGCGCAGGGCCGGCGCGTTCCGGCGCAGTGCGGTCCGTCAAGACGCACGTCGCAGCCGCAAGGGCAGGGGGATGTCATGAAAAGTTCCATCCGCAGAGCCGCATTCCTGTCGGGTATCTTGTTGTTTCTGGGCGGCACGGCCGGCGCGCAGCAACTGGCGCAGAGGCCGCAGGCCCCGCCGCGCGGCCTGGCCGGGAACGCCGCGCGGGAGACCGTGCTCGAAGGCCAGGTCTTGCGTTACACGGCGTCGGCTGCGACGCCGCCCATGGGCGCCCACGTTGTTCTGCAGACGGCCGGCGGCGCGGTGGACGTGCCTCTCGGCGCGGCTTCCTATCTGGAGGCCAATCACTTTTCCCTGGCCAGCGGTGACGTAATCCGGATCGTCGGCGTGCAATCCCGCACGCGGCAGGGCAGCGTCTTTCTCGCGCGGTTGATCCAGAAGGGCGGGCAAGCGCTCGTGTTGCGGACCGCCCTGGGCGCGCCGCTGGGGCTGGCCGGCGCCCGCGCCTTGGGCGTGCCGCAGACGCAGCAGCAGGCAGGTGCCCGATGACTCCGTCGAGCAAGCACCCGGTCTTCCTCGTGGCGCTCCTCGCCGCTCTCTTCGCCGCAGCCTGTAGCGGCGGAAGCGGCGGCACGATTTTCGTTCCCCCTCCGCCTGTCGGCAATTTCACAAACGCCAGCCTGAAGGGACAGTACGCTTTTTCCATGACCGGCCGCGAGTCGTGCGGCGGAGTGGGCAGCCTCTTCGCGCGCATCGGGAGCATCACCGCGGATGGGAATGGCAATATCACCAGCGGCGTCGAGGACGTCAATGTCTGCACCGGGGTGCTGACCTTGTCTTTCACGGGCGGGAGCTATTCGATCCATGCGGATGGCCGCGGCACTCTCAGCCTTACGAACAGCACGGGCGTCACCAACTACAGCATCGCGCTGGCTTCCCCCGCGCAGGGCTTCCTCATTCAAACCGACAGTGCTGCGACGGCCAGCGGCGGGCTCCAGCTCCAGAATCCCGCGGCTTTTTCCGTCACGCAGATCGCCGGAGGCTACGTCTTTGATTTCTCCGGCATCAGCAGCGCCCTGAATCCGGAATCCATCATCGGCCGCTTCACCGCCGATGGCGCGGGCGGCGTGCAAGACGGCTTGTATGACTCCAATGAAGCAGGCACGCTGTCCGGGCAGCAGGCCTTTCCCGCCGGAGCTTTTTACCAGATGGATCCCGCCAATGCGCAGTCCGGCCGCGGCACCGCAAACTTTGCCGGGCACAATTTCACCTTCTACATCGTGGATCGCACGCACGTGAAATGCCTGGGAACGGATTTTCCCGCGGCGTATGTGGGCGACGCCCTGGCGCAGCAGAATATGACCTTCAGCGCCGCGTCGCTGAACGGCAGCTATGCTTTCTTGATGGGTGGCTCGAGCACGACCGGGCCGCTGGCCACCGCCGGCCGTTTCACCGCGGACGGCGGCGGCAACCTGACCTCGACCGTTCTCGATGAGAACAACAATGGCCTGCTCACTTCTCTGCCGACTTCGGGAGGCACGGTCACCGGAAGCTATACGGTGGATGCCAACGGTTTCGGCGGCGGCACGGCCACGTGGACCGACTCCAACGCCGGAACTTTTTCCTTTATTTTTTATCTGCTTTCGCCGGCGCAGGCCGTCTTCCAGGAAACCGACACCCAGATCACTAGCGACGGCTCGCTCCTGGCGCAAACGCCCAGCCCGATCATCTCCGCCGTATTGGCGGGGAATTACGCCTTCGTCTGGAGCGGCGTGCGCAGCGACGAGGAGGACTTCACCGGGCAGTTGCAGCTGACCTCCGCCTCCGGCAGCAATGCCAGCGGCACCCTGGACGCCAATGAGTTCGCTACGGGGAAGCAGTTCTTCAATTTTCCCTTTGCCGGAACGCTGGCCCTCGGCTCCGACCCGGCCGGCAGGAACTCCTTCACGGTGACCACGAACGCGCCGCCCACCTCTCCGGCGACGTTCAACTTTGCGGCCTACGTTGTCGACGCCAATACCGTGTTCCTCGTCGGCGTGGATCCCGATCGCGTCCTCGTGGGCGCGAACGCGCGCCAGCCCTGAGCGCGGCGCGAGAGGGAATCGAACCGCCCGGGCTGGTCAGGCCGGACGGTTTTGGTTGGCGAGCAGCTTTTCCACCCGCTCCACGTCTTCCGGCACGTCCACGCTCACCGAATCCGTGGGCACTTCCGCGACGCGGATCTTCCAGCCGTTCTCCATCCAGCGCAGCTGCTCCAGCTGCTCCACTCTCTCCAGGTCGCCCTGCGGCAGGGTAGGAAACTCCAGCAGGGCCGCGCGCTGAAAAACGTACAGCCCGAGATGCTTCAGGTGCCGTGCGTGCACGCGGTGCTGTTCGTCGCGCACCCAGGGAATCGGCGCGCGCGAAAAGTAGAGCGCGTTCCCGTCGAAATCCAGCACCGTCTTTACCACGTTGGGGTCCATGATGTCGGCCGCCACTTTCACCGGCGTGGCCACCGTGGCGATGGCTGCGGCCGGCTCTTCCAGCAGCGCCGCCACCGCCGCGTCCACCGAGGCGGGATCCAGCAGCGGCTCGTCCCCCTGCACGTTCACGAAGAGATCGCCCTCCACGTGCGCCGCCACTTCCGCGATGCGCTCCGTCCCGGAGCGGTGATCCGCGCGGGTCATGCGCGCCTCTCCGCCGAAATCTTCCACCGCCTTCCGGATGCGCTCGTCGTCGGTGGCCACAATCACCCGCGAAACCCGCTGCGCCAGCCGTGCCCGTTCCCACACCCGCTGGATCATTGGCTTGCCCGCCAGGGCCACCAGCGGCTTGCCCGGCAGGCGCATCGCCGCATACCGTGCCGGAATCACTGCCACTACCCGGGGACTATCCATAAGCAATGCCGCTCCGCTCGTCTCTTTCCCGCGCCAGCGCCGATGCTAACACACTCTCCAGTCCGCCTGCGGGGAGGGCCTTGCTTCCCAAGGGACGAATGGTAGAATTAAGATGCAGCGCTGGTCCGCGCACTCGTCTCGGTGCGGAGACCATGGGGGAACCATGAGACGTTGCGCGAGCCTGCTCCGCGTCACCTCGTTCTGGACGAGCCTCCTCCTGCTCGCCTGCCTCCCCCTACTTTCCGCGCAAGCCCAGCAGGATTCCGCGCCCGGCGACCTCAAGAAGGACACTCCCGGCATTCCTCTCAAGCCGGGCCGGGCCCTCAAAGTCGAGGTGGACCTGGCGCTCGTCAACGTCACCGTTACCGATCCCTACAGCCGCCTGGTCACCGGCCTGGAAGCGGAAAATTTCCGCGTCTTCGAAGACAACGTCGAGCAGGAGATCGTCCATTTCTCCTCCGAGGACGTGCCCATCTCCATCGGCGTGATCTTCGATCTGAGCGGCAGCATGGCCAACAAGGTCGCGAAGTCCCGCGAGGCGGCCATCCAGTTTTTCAAGACGGCCAACCCCCGGGACGAATTTTTCCTGGTCAGCTTCAACGAGCACGCCGAGCTCACCAGTGTCTTCACGAACAGCATCGAAGACTTGCAGACCCGCATGATGTTCACCGTCGCCAAGGGCCGCACCGCGCTTCTCGACGCCATCTATCTCGGACTGAGCGAGATGAGGGGTGCACATAACGCCAAACGGGCCTTGCTCATCATCTCCGACGGAGGTGATAATCATAGTAGGTACAACGAGAGCGATATCAAGCGCCTGGTGAGGGAATCCGATTGCCAGCTTTACGCCATCGGTGTCTACGACCCGCTCGGTTATCGCGGCCGGACCCCGGAAGAGCTGAACGGGCCCTCGCTACTCTCGGAAGTCACGGACATGACCGGAGGCCGCGTCTTTGTGGTCGAGAATCTGAATGAGCTTCCGGACATCGCCGCCAAGATCGGAATGGAGCTGCGCAACCAATATGTTCTGGGATATCGGCCGAGCAACAAAGTGCACGACGCGCGTTGGCGCAAGATCAAGGTCAAGCTGCGCGCCCTGCGCGGGCTTCCGCCTCTCAGCGTCTTCGCCAGGACGGGATACTACGCTCCCAGCCACTGAGCGCTCCTTTTGCCGGAGCCGCTTGGCCCTTTTTCTTGCGCCGCTCTTCGCCCTGGTCTTCTCCGCTGCCGCGGCCAACGCGCAGCTCCCCGTTCCCCCGTCCGCGCCGCCTCCCCCGCCGGGGCAGGGCCCTGCCGCTCCCGCACCCGGGCAGAAGCAGGAGGGCTACAGCATCCGCCGCACCGTCAACCTCGTCGTGCTCCACACCACGGTGCTCGACGACCGCGGCCGCTTCGTGGACGGCCTCAAGGAAGAGAATTTCCGCGTCCTGGAGGACAAGGTCCAGCAGAAGCTTTCCGTCTTCAAGCGCGAGGATATCCCCGTCAGCATGGGCCTGGTCATCGACAATAGCGGCAGCATGCGCGACAAGCGCCCGCGCGTCAACGAAGCCGCCATCACCCTGGTGCAGACCAGCAACCCCCAGGACGAAGCCTTCGTCGTCAACTTCAACGACGATTTCTATCTCGACCTCGACAAGGACTTCACCAGCAGCATCCCCGACCTCAAGGAAGCCCTCGAGCGCATCAATTCCCGCGGCAGCACCGCCCTCTATGACGCCCTCATCGGCTCGCTCGACCACCTCAAGAAGGGCAGCAAGGACAAGAAGGTCCTCCTCGTCGTCACCGACGGCGAAGACAACGCCAGCCGCAACTCCCTGGAAAAAACCGTCCACGAAATCCAGCAGACGGACGTCGTCATCTACACCATCGGCCTGCTCAGCCAGGAGAGCAAGAAAACCGCCAAGCGCGCCCGCAAAGCCCTCAAGGAAATCGCCGAGGCTTCCGGCGGCCTGGCCTTCTTTCCGGAAAACGTCGCCGATGTCCACACTATTTGCGAGGACGTGGCCCACGACATCCGTAACCAGTACACCTTGGCCTACTACCCCAGCAATACCAAGCGCGACGGCACTTTCCGCGCCGTACAGGTGGAAGTCATTCCCCCCCGCGGCCACGGCAAGCTCAGCGCGCGCACCCGCAATGGCTACTACGCCCCCGGCAGTGCCGCTTCCGGCGGCAGCGCCTCCTCCGGCAACCCCGCTGCGGGCAGCTCCGGCAACTAGTGCTGTGTCCTGGAAATATCTTTCATTTTCTTTAGGGGGTCGGAGCGGCGCCTGTCCCGACTCCTGTCGGGAGCCGCGACATAGCGACTGCGGGAAATGAGGGGGGCTTTAGCCCGGAGGCCAAGTGTTATTCAATATTAGATTCCTCTTGCCCGCTCACGCGCGCTTGCCGCTTCCCAGCTCCCCCAGAAAACTCATTCCGTGCGCGATCTTCCCCCCGAAATTTTCCGCCACGCTCTGTCCCATGTCCGCCAGCGTCGCCCGCGTTCCCAGCGCCACTCCGCCCGCCACCCCGGGCGAATAAGCCAGGATGGGCACATACTCCCGCGAATGGTCGGTGGTCTCCCAGCGCGGATCGGGGTCGCAGCCGTGGTCCGCGGTCAGCAGCAGCAGGTCCGAGCCGCGCAACTCCTGCAGAAATCCGCCCAGCCAGAGGTCGAACTCCTCGAGTGCGCGCGCGAAGCCTTCCACGTCCTTGCGGTGCCCGTAGAGCATGTCGAAATCCACCAGGTTGCTGAAGACCAGCCCCGCCGGCCGTTCCCGCAGCGCCGCTCCCAGCTTTTCCATGCCGTCCGCGTTGCTCTTCGTCGTGACGTAGTCGTCCACTCCGCGCCCGTTATAGATGTCGTGGATCTTGCCCACCCCGAAGACCGGCACGCCCCGCTCCGCCAGCACGTCCAGCAGCATGGGCCGCGGCGGGTCCACCGCGTAGTCGTGCCGCCGCGCCGTGCGCGTGTACGCCCCGCTGGCCCCGGCAAAGGGCCGCGCGATCACCCGTCCCACGCGATGCGGCCCGTCCAGCAGCTTCCGCGCGATCGCGCACATCCGGTACAGCTCGGCCACGGGGATCACCTCCTCGTGCGCCGCGATCTGAAAAACGCTGTCTCCCGACGTGTACACAATCGGAAAGCCCGTGCGCACGTGCTCATCCCCCAGCTCCTTGAGGATCTCCGTGCCCGAGGCCGGCTTGTTCCCAATCGTCTTCCGCCCGATCTGCCTCTCGAACTCTTCCATCACCTCTCGCGGGAAACCCTGCGGATAGACCGGAAACGCCTGCTCCAGCCACACGCCAGCCATCTCCCACTGCCCGGTAGTCGTGTCTTTTCCCGGCGAATGCGTGGCTCCCTTGCCGAAGGCCGCCGTCGGCTTGCTTGCCGGCGCCAGGTGCGCCAACGGCGCAATATTTCCCAGGCCCATGCGCAGCAAATGCGGCAGCGCCAGCGGCCGCGATTCGGCGATGTGCCCGAGCGTGCTGCGGCCGGTATCCCCGTATTCCGCGGCGTCCGGCAGCGGCCCGATCCCCACGCTGTCCAGCACGATCCAGAAGATGCGCTCGAATTTCGCCATGGCCTTTTGCTCTGCTCCCGCCCCCATCCGGCCTCAAATTCACTTTAGCACACCGCCATTCTCCGCGGTCCCGGCGCCTCGCCCGCGCCTTTCCGGAACGCGCGCGCCGCCCCCTGCAGTGTGTTAGCGTAGTAGAGCGATGTTGAGTCTCGTGCTTATCTTCGCCGTCGTCTTCCTCCTGAATGTGGTCCCTGCCTTTGCGCCCCCCACCTGGATGGCCATGTCCTACATCGGGATCAAATACCCCGCCATCAACCCTCTTGCGGTCGCTCTGGTGGGTGCCGCCGCAGCGACTTTCGGCCGCCTTGTGTTGGCCATGATGTCCCGTTTGCTCATCCGCCAAAGGCTGCTCAGCGCTGCCACCCGCGAAAACGTCGACTCCATTCGCTTGGCTATCGAAGGCCGCAAGCACGTCACCCTGGGCCTCTTCCTCTTCTATGCCTTCAGCCCCATGCCCACCAACAATCTCTTCATCGGCTACGGCCTCACCCGCTTCGGCTGGCGCTTCATCGCCGTACCCTTCTTCTGCGGCCGCTTGGTTAGCTATGCCTTCTGGAACGCCACCGCCGCCAGTGCCGCGCGCAAGCTCAACGTGGATGCCTACGTCACTGGCTCCTACTTTGGCGCATATTTCGTCGTCTCCCAGATACTGCTCCTCTTTCTGGTCTATGCCTTCACGCGCATTGACTGGCGCCTGCTGGCCATGGAGAAAAAATTCCGCTGGCGCCCGCGCCAGAATGCCTCGCCCGGCCAGCCCTGAAGGGGGAACATTTTCCACCCGGGCTGCGTATCTCTTGAACAAAAGGGGGTGTGCCATGGGACAAAGTGATGGTTTGCAGCGCCGGTCCATCGGCGGCGCCATTGTCCTGATCGCCTTGGGCCTGCTGTTTTTGTTCTTCAACCTGCGCCCGGAAGCCGATCCCTGGCCTGTGGTTTCGCAGTACTGGCCCTTGCTCCTGGTCTTCCTCGGCCTGGGCAAGCTGTGGGACTACCTCTGGCTGCGCCAACATCCCGACGCTGTGGCCGGCCCGCGCATTTCCGGCGCCTCCGTGGCCCTGATCCTGCTCCTCATCCTCTTTGCCGCGGCCGTTGTCCGCGGCAAGTACACCGGCGCGCTCGCGCATGACGTGCATGACGTGAAGGCCCTCGAGCGCCAGGGCGCGCAATCGCTCCGCGCCGATATCGAGATGCCCGCGGGCCAGCTGCGCTTGAGCGGTGGCTCCAGCCGCCTCCTCGACGCCGATTTCCGCTACTCCGCAAACCAGGGCGCCCCGCACGTCGGCTACAACGTCTCCAGCGGCGCCGGCGAGCTGCGCATCCGCCAACACGGCGAGAGCGTCCACTTCGGGCGCACCGAAAATGACTGGGATCTCCGCTTCAGTAACGATGTTCCGCTCGACCTTCGCCTGCAATTGGGCGCCGGCAGCGGCGACCTGCGACTTCGCGACGTTCCCCTCACCCGCCTCAGCGTGGACATGGGCGCCGGGGAATTGCGCGCCGACCTGTCCGGCGCGCGCAAGAGCGATCTGCAGGCCGAGATTCACGGTGGCGTCGGCACAGCCACCATCCGGCTCCCCAGGAACGTCGGCGTCATCGTCCACGCTTCCGGCGGCCTCGGCTCCATCGACGCCCACGGCTTGAAAAACGACGGCGGCGCCTACGTCAACGACGCCTACGGCAAATCCCCCGTCACCCTCAAACTCACCGTCGAAGGCGGCATTGGGCAGATCGACCTCGAGCTCGAGCCCTAATCCGCCTTCCTCTCAGGAGCGCACTGTCCAGCCGCCGATCAGCAGGCATTTGCCCGCTTTCGTGCGCAGCCGTATAATTGTGAGTTTAGACAGCGCGCGCGATGCTCTCTGTCTGGACACCCCTTTGGCCACACACGAACTCACGCCCGTTTCGGCCGAACAGGAAGCCATCCGCATCCGCGGCGCCCGCGTCCATAATCTCAAGAACGTCAGCGTGGACATTCCCCACAACGCCATCACCGTGGTCACCGGCGTATCCGGCTCCGGCAAGTCCAGCCTGGCCTTTGACACCGTCTACGCCGAAGGCCAGCGCCGCTACGTCGAATCCCTCTCCGCCTACGCCCGCCAGTTTCTCGAGCGCATGGAAAAGCCCGATGTGGACGAAATCTCCGGCATCGCCCCGGCCGTCGCCATCCGCCAGAAGACCACCACCCGCAATCCCCGCTCCACCGTGGCCACCGCCACGGAAATTTACGACTACCTGCGCCTCCTCTACGCCCGCTGCGGCACCACCTTCTGCACCAAATGCGGCGTGCAGGTCCGCCGCGACGCCCCCGAGGACATCGCCAACCGCGTCCTCGCTCTCACTCCCGGCCGCCGCTTCTACGTTCTCTACCCGCTGCGCTTCGCCGCCCCGCCCAGCGGCCGCATCTCCGCGAAAAAGCGCGCTGCCGCAGCCCGGGAAGCCGAGCGCCAGGCCCTCCTCGACTTGCAGAAGCGCGGCTTCAACCGCCTCTACCAGGACGGCCGCGTCCACGAGTTCGCCACCCCGGAGACTCTCCTCGACGTCAACTTCTCCCGGCCGGTCTTCGCCCTGGTCGACCGCCTCGCCGTCAATCCCGAATCCCGCTCCCGGCTCGTCGACTCCATCGAGATCTGCTACCGCGAAGGCCACGGCGAAGCCATCCTCGAATTTCTTCCCGACCCCGCGGGCCATCCCGCCGAGCGCCTGCTCTTCAACGAGCGCTTCGAGTGCAAATCCTGCGGCATCGTCTATCAGGTGCCCGAGCCGCGCCTCTTCTCCTTCAACAATCCCTACGGCGCCTGCCCCCGCTGCCAGGGCTTCGGCAACACCGTTGATTTCGACCTCAACCTGGTCGTCCCCGATCCCGGCAAATCCATCGACGACGGCGCCGTCGAGCCCTGGACCAAGCCCCGCTACCGCGCCCTCCTCGCCGACGCCAAACGCTGGCTCCGCGCCCGCGGCATCCCCACCTACCTGCCCTGGCGCCAGCTCTCCGCCGAACAGCGCCGCCTGGTCCTCGAAGGCGATCCCAAAAACGATTTCCCCGGCGTGAAAGGCCTCTTCGAGCTCCTCGAGCGCAAGAAATACAAGCTTCACGTGCGCGTCTTCCTTAGCCGCTACCGCGGCTACGCCACCTGCCTGGAATGCGGCGGCACCCGTCTGCGCCCCGAGGCCCGCGCCGTCCGCGTCGCCGGCAAGTCCATCACCGAGGTCTGCAAGCTCACCGTAAAGGAAGCCCGCGCCTTCTTCGCCGCCCTGGCCCTCAGCGCGGAGCAGGCCAAAATCGCCGCGCGCATTCTCGAGGAGATCCGCACCCGCCTGCAGTTCCTCGACGAAGTCGGCCTCGAGTACCTCAACCTCGACCGCCTCACCTCCACCCTCTCCGGCGGCGAATCGCAGCGCATCCAGCTCGCCACTTCCCTCGGTTCGCAT encodes:
- a CDS encoding CTP synthase, with the protein product MKPKYIFVTGGVVSSLGKGVAASSIGCLLESRGFKVTLQKCDPYLNVDPGTMSPYQHGEVFVTEDGAETDLDLGHYERFTHAKLTRDNNWTTGRIYETILTKERRGDYLGKTVQVIPHVTDEIKAVIKKVSEGVDVVIVEIGGTVGDIESLPFLEAIRQLRLEQGADNTLFVHVTLVPYIAAAGELKTKPTQHSVKEMLGIGIQPDILLCRSDHHIPAELKKKIALFCNVAEACVISMEDVDTIYAVPAELSKEGLDAQILRLLRLEERPSDMKPWVDLVYGMHHPAGEVRIGIVGKYVQLEDAYKSLREALLHGGLAHNHRTVLEWIEAEEIDSPATAAARLRHVDGILVPGGFGKRGIQGMVYSIQYARENKVPFFGICLGMQCATIEYARDVAGLPEADSTEFDPQTPHRVIYKLRELLGVDEMGGTMRLGAWPCQLTPGSFAHRAYGQTEISERHRHRYEFNREYEKILTGAGLRITGRTPDENYVEIVEVADHPWFLGCQFHPEFKSKPLEPHPLFAAFVGAATEQRKRKARTASEPQRTAALGVAPRAAV
- the kdsB gene encoding 3-deoxy-manno-octulosonate cytidylyltransferase, with amino-acid sequence MDSPRVVAVIPARYAAMRLPGKPLVALAGKPMIQRVWERARLAQRVSRVIVATDDERIRKAVEDFGGEARMTRADHRSGTERIAEVAAHVEGDLFVNVQGDEPLLDPASVDAAVAALLEEPAAAIATVATPVKVAADIMDPNVVKTVLDFDGNALYFSRAPIPWVRDEQHRVHARHLKHLGLYVFQRAALLEFPTLPQGDLERVEQLEQLRWMENGWKIRVAEVPTDSVSVDVPEDVERVEKLLANQNRPA
- a CDS encoding VWA domain-containing protein — its product is MRRCASLLRVTSFWTSLLLLACLPLLSAQAQQDSAPGDLKKDTPGIPLKPGRALKVEVDLALVNVTVTDPYSRLVTGLEAENFRVFEDNVEQEIVHFSSEDVPISIGVIFDLSGSMANKVAKSREAAIQFFKTANPRDEFFLVSFNEHAELTSVFTNSIEDLQTRMMFTVAKGRTALLDAIYLGLSEMRGAHNAKRALLIISDGGDNHSRYNESDIKRLVRESDCQLYAIGVYDPLGYRGRTPEELNGPSLLSEVTDMTGGRVFVVENLNELPDIAAKIGMELRNQYVLGYRPSNKVHDARWRKIKVKLRALRGLPPLSVFARTGYYAPSH
- a CDS encoding VWA domain-containing protein; translated protein: MALFLAPLFALVFSAAAANAQLPVPPSAPPPPPGQGPAAPAPGQKQEGYSIRRTVNLVVLHTTVLDDRGRFVDGLKEENFRVLEDKVQQKLSVFKREDIPVSMGLVIDNSGSMRDKRPRVNEAAITLVQTSNPQDEAFVVNFNDDFYLDLDKDFTSSIPDLKEALERINSRGSTALYDALIGSLDHLKKGSKDKKVLLVVTDGEDNASRNSLEKTVHEIQQTDVVIYTIGLLSQESKKTAKRARKALKEIAEASGGLAFFPENVADVHTICEDVAHDIRNQYTLAYYPSNTKRDGTFRAVQVEVIPPRGHGKLSARTRNGYYAPGSAASGGSASSGNPAAGSSGN
- a CDS encoding phosphopentomutase; the protein is MAKFERIFWIVLDSVGIGPLPDAAEYGDTGRSTLGHIAESRPLALPHLLRMGLGNIAPLAHLAPASKPTAAFGKGATHSPGKDTTTGQWEMAGVWLEQAFPVYPQGFPREVMEEFERQIGRKTIGNKPASGTEILKELGDEHVRTGFPIVYTSGDSVFQIAAHEEVIPVAELYRMCAIARKLLDGPHRVGRVIARPFAGASGAYTRTARRHDYAVDPPRPMLLDVLAERGVPVFGVGKIHDIYNGRGVDDYVTTKSNADGMEKLGAALRERPAGLVFSNLVDFDMLYGHRKDVEGFARALEEFDLWLGGFLQELRGSDLLLLTADHGCDPDPRWETTDHSREYVPILAYSPGVAGGVALGTRATLADMGQSVAENFGGKIAHGMSFLGELGSGKRA
- a CDS encoding toast rack family protein, which produces MGQSDGLQRRSIGGAIVLIALGLLFLFFNLRPEADPWPVVSQYWPLLLVFLGLGKLWDYLWLRQHPDAVAGPRISGASVALILLLILFAAAVVRGKYTGALAHDVHDVKALERQGAQSLRADIEMPAGQLRLSGGSSRLLDADFRYSANQGAPHVGYNVSSGAGELRIRQHGESVHFGRTENDWDLRFSNDVPLDLRLQLGAGSGDLRLRDVPLTRLSVDMGAGELRADLSGARKSDLQAEIHGGVGTATIRLPRNVGVIVHASGGLGSIDAHGLKNDGGAYVNDAYGKSPVTLKLTVEGGIGQIDLELEP
- the uvrA gene encoding excinuclease ABC subunit UvrA: MATHELTPVSAEQEAIRIRGARVHNLKNVSVDIPHNAITVVTGVSGSGKSSLAFDTVYAEGQRRYVESLSAYARQFLERMEKPDVDEISGIAPAVAIRQKTTTRNPRSTVATATEIYDYLRLLYARCGTTFCTKCGVQVRRDAPEDIANRVLALTPGRRFYVLYPLRFAAPPSGRISAKKRAAAAREAERQALLDLQKRGFNRLYQDGRVHEFATPETLLDVNFSRPVFALVDRLAVNPESRSRLVDSIEICYREGHGEAILEFLPDPAGHPAERLLFNERFECKSCGIVYQVPEPRLFSFNNPYGACPRCQGFGNTVDFDLNLVVPDPGKSIDDGAVEPWTKPRYRALLADAKRWLRARGIPTYLPWRQLSAEQRRLVLEGDPKNDFPGVKGLFELLERKKYKLHVRVFLSRYRGYATCLECGGTRLRPEARAVRVAGKSITEVCKLTVKEARAFFAALALSAEQAKIAARILEEIRTRLQFLDEVGLEYLNLDRLTSTLSGGESQRIQLATSLGSHLVGALYVLDEPSIGLHPRDTRRLIDILKSLRDLGNTVLLVEHDPDTIRSADCILDLGPGAGELGGRLLFAGDYPALLQDPQSLTGRYLSGELRISVPVNRHKPGGKFLRLFGARLHNLRNVDLALPLQTLTVVTGVSGSGKSTLVHDVLYKALQAKRTGGSNKEFCERIEGDQHLQDLVIVDQSPIGRTPRSNPATYLKAFDAIREVFAETPDAKRRAYSAGHFSFNVPGGRCETCQGDGTVTVEMQFLADVELVCEDCRGTRFKSGVLEVRYHGRNIHEVLEMTVREALAFFGNVPRVISKLKILHEIGLGYLRLGQSATTLSGGEAQRLKLAAHLARTENQGILYILDEPTTGLHFDDIQKLLAAFRKLLESGASLLVIEHNLDVIKCADWLVDLGPEGGDLGGRIIATGTPEQVARNAQSHTGRYLARVLQASAQAKRPSNGASNPGDKAGNGAGK